Proteins encoded by one window of Orbaceae bacterium BiB:
- the aceE gene encoding pyruvate dehydrogenase (acetyl-transferring), homodimeric type: protein MSDMQMNDIDPIETQDWLKSIESVIREEGTERAQYIIEQIVKQARQGGVPLLFGSSTSNYINTIPVEDEPAYPGDWELERRIRSIVRWNAMMMVLRASKKDLDLGGHMASFQSAATFYEVCFNHFFRARNEKDGGDLVYFQGHISPGVYSRAFIEGRLTEEQLDNFRQEVHGKGLSSYPHPKLMPEFWQFPTVSMGLGPISAIYQARFLKYLNHRGLKDTTEQRVYAFLGDGEMDEPESKGAITVATREKLDNLTFVINCNLQRLDGPVTGNGKIINELEGIFAGAGWSVIKVIWGDRWDKLLQKDKSGKLIRLMNETLDGDYQTFKSKDGAYVREHFFGKYPETAELVKDMSDDEIFRLNRGGQDPAKMFAAFQRAKETKGRPTVILAHTIKGYGMGDAAEGKNIAHQVKKMNMDGVRHVRDFFNIPVTDEAIEKLPYIKFEEHTPEYKYLHERRQALKGYVPSRLPNFTGSVSIPALSEFSSLLEAQNKEISTTIAFVRALNIMLKDKDLAPRLVPILADEARTFGMEGLFRQIGIYNPHGQQYTPQDREQVAYYREDEKGQILQEGINEMGAGASWLAAATSYSTNDCPMIPFYIYYSMFGFQRIGDLLWAAGDQQARGFLIGGTSGRTTLNGEGLQHEDGHSHIQALTIPNCISYDPAYAYEVAVIMQDGLRRMYGDQENVYYYITTLNENYEQPAMPKDAEDGIRRGIYKLDTVAAKKGKLSVQLLGSGSILRHVREAAAILADEYGISSDVYSVTSFTELAREGQDCERYNMLHPTEKAKVPYIAQVMNKAPAIVSTDYMKLFAEQVRAYVPAESYKVLGTDGFGRSDSRANLRHHFEVDARYVVVAALSELAARGDIEKSIVEEAIKKFDIDANKANPRIA from the coding sequence ATGTCTGACATGCAAATGAATGATATTGATCCCATTGAAACTCAGGACTGGCTAAAAAGTATTGAGTCAGTAATTAGAGAAGAAGGTACAGAGCGAGCTCAATATATTATCGAACAAATCGTAAAACAAGCTCGACAAGGTGGCGTTCCATTATTGTTCGGTTCTTCAACGAGTAACTACATCAATACTATTCCTGTTGAAGATGAGCCTGCTTACCCTGGTGATTGGGAACTTGAACGACGTATTCGTTCTATCGTTCGTTGGAATGCAATGATGATGGTGCTACGTGCATCTAAAAAGGATTTGGATTTAGGCGGACATATGGCTTCATTCCAGTCTGCAGCAACGTTCTATGAAGTTTGTTTTAACCATTTCTTCCGCGCCCGTAATGAAAAAGATGGTGGTGATTTAGTTTATTTCCAAGGTCATATTTCTCCTGGTGTTTATTCTCGTGCATTTATCGAAGGTCGTTTAACTGAAGAACAGCTTGATAATTTCAGACAAGAAGTACATGGTAAAGGTCTATCTTCTTACCCACACCCTAAATTAATGCCTGAATTTTGGCAATTCCCAACAGTATCAATGGGACTTGGTCCAATCAGTGCAATTTACCAAGCTCGTTTCTTAAAATATCTTAATCACCGTGGTCTTAAAGACACTACTGAACAACGTGTATACGCATTCCTTGGTGATGGTGAGATGGATGAGCCAGAATCTAAAGGTGCAATCACTGTTGCGACACGTGAAAAACTTGATAACTTAACGTTTGTTATTAACTGTAACTTACAACGTCTTGATGGCCCAGTAACGGGTAATGGTAAAATTATCAATGAACTTGAAGGTATTTTTGCTGGTGCTGGTTGGAGTGTTATTAAAGTTATCTGGGGCGACCGTTGGGATAAACTGCTACAAAAAGACAAATCGGGTAAATTAATTCGTTTAATGAATGAAACACTTGATGGTGACTATCAAACATTCAAATCTAAAGATGGTGCTTATGTTCGTGAACACTTCTTTGGTAAGTATCCAGAAACGGCTGAACTTGTTAAAGATATGTCTGACGATGAGATTTTCCGTCTTAATCGTGGTGGTCAAGATCCTGCGAAAATGTTTGCAGCATTCCAACGTGCTAAAGAAACTAAAGGTCGTCCAACAGTTATTCTTGCTCATACAATCAAAGGTTATGGTATGGGTGATGCTGCTGAAGGTAAAAACATTGCTCACCAAGTGAAGAAAATGAATATGGATGGTGTTCGTCACGTTCGTGATTTCTTCAATATTCCAGTTACTGATGAAGCAATTGAAAAACTACCATACATTAAATTTGAAGAGCATACACCTGAATATAAATATCTTCATGAACGTCGTCAGGCGTTAAAAGGTTATGTTCCATCACGTTTACCTAATTTTACTGGTTCAGTTTCTATTCCTGCATTAAGTGAATTTAGTTCACTACTTGAAGCGCAAAATAAAGAAATTTCAACAACAATTGCATTTGTTCGTGCGCTTAATATTATGTTAAAAGATAAAGATCTTGCACCACGTTTAGTACCAATCTTAGCTGATGAAGCACGTACATTTGGTATGGAAGGTCTATTCCGTCAAATCGGTATTTATAATCCACATGGTCAACAGTATACACCACAAGATAGGGAACAAGTGGCTTACTACCGTGAAGATGAAAAAGGTCAAATCCTACAAGAAGGGATTAATGAAATGGGTGCTGGTGCGTCATGGCTTGCTGCTGCAACGTCATATAGCACAAATGACTGTCCAATGATTCCATTTTATATCTACTACTCAATGTTTGGTTTCCAACGTATCGGTGACTTATTATGGGCTGCAGGCGATCAACAAGCTCGTGGTTTCTTAATCGGTGGTACTTCTGGTCGTACAACATTAAATGGTGAAGGTTTACAACATGAAGATGGTCACAGCCATATTCAAGCGTTAACTATTCCTAACTGTATCTCTTATGACCCGGCTTATGCTTATGAAGTTGCCGTGATTATGCAAGATGGTTTACGTCGTATGTATGGTGATCAGGAAAATGTTTACTACTACATCACAACGTTAAATGAAAACTATGAACAACCCGCTATGCCGAAAGATGCTGAAGATGGTATCCGTCGTGGTATTTATAAACTTGATACTGTTGCTGCGAAAAAAGGTAAATTATCTGTTCAGTTACTTGGTTCTGGTTCAATTTTACGTCATGTACGTGAAGCTGCTGCAATTCTAGCTGACGAGTATGGTATTAGCTCTGATGTATATAGCGTAACATCATTTACTGAACTTGCTCGAGAAGGTCAAGATTGTGAACGTTATAATATGTTACACCCAACTGAAAAAGCGAAAGTTCCTTATATTGCACAAGTAATGAATAAAGCGCCTGCGATCGTTTCAACTGATTATATGAAACTATTTGCAGAACAAGTCCGTGCTTATGTACCAGCAGAATCATACAAAGTCTTAGGTACTGATGGATTTGGTCGTAGTGATAGCCGTGCTAATTTACGTCATCATTTTGAAGTTGATGCACGTTATGTTGTCGTTGCAGCGTTAAGTGAATTAGCAGCACGTGGTGATATTGAGAAATCAATTGTTGAAGAAGCAATTAAAAAATTCGATATCGACGCAAATAAAGCTAATCCACGTATTGCATAA
- the lpdA gene encoding dihydrolipoyl dehydrogenase, with translation MSKEIKTQVVVLGAGPAGYSAAFRAADLGLDVTLVERYSTLGGVCLNVGCIPSKALLHVAKVIDEAKSLTAHGIEFGTPKLDLDKVRGWKEKVISQLTGGLGGMAKMRKVNVVQGEAKFSGSHSLLVNTAEGETIINFENAIIAAGSRPIQLPFIPHEDPRIWDSTDALALTTIPKRFLLMGGGIIGLEMGTVYHALGSKVDVVEMLDQVIPAADKDIIKVFTKQIEKKFTLMLETKVTKVEAKTDAIYVSMEKKDGTVETHPYDAVLVAIGRTPNGKLIAAEKAGVNVTDRGFIEVDKQMRTNVPHIYAIGDIVGQPMLAHKGVHEGHVAAEVIAGKNHFFDPKTIPSIAYTEPEVAWVGLTEKEAKAKGISYEVAIFPWAASGRAIASDCSEGMTKLIFDKTDNRLLGGAVVGVNGGELLGEIGLAVEMNCDAEDMALTIHAHPTLYESIGLAAEVFEGSITDLPNAKAKKK, from the coding sequence ATGAGCAAAGAAATTAAAACTCAAGTCGTTGTTTTAGGTGCAGGGCCTGCTGGTTATTCAGCAGCGTTCCGCGCAGCAGATTTAGGCCTTGATGTAACGCTAGTTGAGCGTTACTCAACCTTAGGTGGCGTATGTTTAAATGTGGGATGTATTCCTTCTAAAGCATTACTTCATGTAGCTAAAGTTATTGATGAAGCAAAATCATTAACTGCACATGGTATTGAATTTGGTACACCAAAATTAGACCTAGACAAAGTTCGTGGCTGGAAAGAGAAAGTTATCAGCCAATTAACGGGCGGTTTAGGTGGTATGGCAAAAATGCGTAAAGTTAATGTCGTACAAGGTGAAGCTAAATTTAGTGGTAGCCATTCACTATTAGTGAATACCGCTGAAGGTGAAACGATCATTAATTTTGAGAATGCGATTATTGCTGCAGGTTCAAGACCAATTCAATTACCATTTATTCCCCATGAAGATCCACGTATTTGGGACTCCACTGATGCATTAGCATTAACCACTATTCCTAAACGCTTTTTATTAATGGGCGGTGGTATTATCGGTCTTGAAATGGGAACGGTATATCATGCGTTAGGTTCAAAAGTTGATGTTGTTGAAATGCTTGATCAAGTGATTCCGGCTGCGGATAAAGATATTATTAAAGTCTTTACTAAACAGATCGAGAAAAAATTCACTTTAATGCTTGAAACTAAAGTAACTAAAGTTGAAGCAAAAACTGATGCTATCTATGTTTCAATGGAGAAAAAAGACGGTACGGTTGAAACACACCCATATGATGCTGTATTAGTTGCAATTGGTCGAACACCAAACGGTAAACTAATTGCTGCTGAAAAAGCAGGGGTAAATGTAACTGATCGTGGCTTTATTGAAGTTGATAAACAGATGCGTACCAATGTACCACATATCTATGCGATTGGTGATATTGTTGGTCAACCAATGCTTGCCCATAAAGGTGTGCATGAAGGGCATGTGGCAGCTGAAGTTATTGCTGGTAAAAATCACTTCTTTGATCCAAAAACAATTCCTTCTATTGCTTACACTGAACCAGAAGTTGCTTGGGTTGGTTTAACTGAAAAAGAAGCCAAAGCCAAAGGTATTAGCTATGAAGTAGCTATCTTCCCATGGGCTGCATCTGGTCGTGCAATTGCATCTGATTGTTCAGAAGGTATGACTAAATTGATTTTTGATAAAACAGACAACCGTTTATTAGGTGGTGCTGTTGTGGGTGTTAATGGTGGTGAATTGCTAGGTGAAATCGGCTTAGCAGTTGAAATGAACTGTGATGCTGAAGATATGGCATTAACAATTCATGCTCACCCAACACTTTACGAATCTATTGGTCTAGCTGCAGAAGTGTTTGAAGGATCAATTACTGATTTACCAAATGCAAAAGCGAAAAAGAAATAG
- a CDS encoding DUF1440 domain-containing protein → MINLFELSNKKDRHLWTMIYVGIIAGIFSALVKSGFETLIPPRTPETMPPPMVLLEKLGFNVSTMDYHWLGTTINWGGNGVHILFSIAIAIIYCVVCEYLVKAKMLHGVIFGVGVSVFAHGLVVPLLGLSGWLWLAGPEALISEFIGTAFWIWSIEAIRSDLRYRLVRHN, encoded by the coding sequence ATGATAAATTTATTTGAATTATCAAATAAAAAAGATCGTCACTTATGGACGATGATTTATGTTGGAATCATAGCAGGTATTTTTTCAGCATTAGTTAAATCGGGTTTTGAAACATTAATTCCGCCAAGAACACCTGAAACAATGCCACCACCGATGGTATTATTAGAAAAATTAGGATTCAATGTTAGTACTATGGATTATCATTGGTTAGGTACTACGATTAACTGGGGTGGTAATGGAGTACATATTCTTTTTTCTATCGCAATAGCTATAATCTACTGTGTAGTATGTGAATATTTAGTAAAAGCTAAAATGTTGCATGGTGTTATTTTTGGTGTCGGTGTCTCTGTTTTTGCACATGGATTAGTTGTACCTTTATTAGGTTTATCTGGTTGGTTATGGCTTGCAGGTCCTGAAGCTTTAATCTCTGAATTTATTGGTACTGCATTTTGGATTTGGTCTATAGAAGCAATTAGAAGTGATCTGCGTTATCGATTAGTTAGACATAATTAA
- a CDS encoding PTS glucose transporter subunit IIA gives MFGLFKRKQKQVALFSVCDGILKSIEKVNDTVFADKIMGDGFAVTPVSGRVSINSPIKGKVMSIFPTKHAITFVTDEGVEGLVHMGIDTVALKGDGFNIFVEEGQSVDHNTRLAEMNVDFILEQGKDTDIITVFTNLDENKKLAISETGDVKKAQSIGCITL, from the coding sequence ATGTTTGGCTTATTTAAGAGAAAGCAAAAACAAGTAGCGCTTTTTTCGGTATGTGATGGCATATTAAAATCGATAGAAAAAGTTAATGATACTGTATTTGCTGATAAAATTATGGGCGATGGATTTGCCGTTACGCCTGTTAGTGGTAGAGTCAGCATTAATTCACCGATTAAAGGAAAGGTGATGAGTATTTTCCCAACTAAACATGCTATTACTTTTGTTACTGATGAAGGTGTTGAAGGTCTAGTTCATATGGGAATTGACACGGTTGCTTTAAAAGGTGACGGTTTTAATATCTTTGTCGAAGAAGGTCAAAGTGTCGATCACAATACGCGTCTTGCTGAAATGAATGTTGATTTTATTCTCGAGCAAGGTAAAGATACTGATATTATCACTGTTTTCACTAATTTAGATGAAAATAAAAAACTTGCAATATCCGAAACTGGAGATGTAAAAAAAGCCCAATCAATAGGCTGCATCACACTTTAA
- a CDS encoding MarR family winged helix-turn-helix transcriptional regulator has translation MMDYKARILPTRDALSRVQKQGNLDTDVSGIDLVLNLITTADLIRASIYKQLTENHGISEGKFALLMSLYGEGATTASDLALRIGVTPATVSIMVKRMLAAPEPLISMSINNDDGRSRLITLTSVGLELIKQSLPEHFKSVKTFSAVLNEQERESLITMLRKLLRAES, from the coding sequence ATGATGGATTATAAAGCAAGAATATTACCAACGAGAGATGCATTATCTCGTGTACAAAAACAAGGAAATTTAGATACTGACGTTTCTGGTATTGATCTTGTTTTAAATTTAATTACTACGGCAGATTTAATTCGTGCCAGTATTTATAAACAACTAACTGAAAATCATGGTATATCAGAAGGCAAATTTGCTCTTTTGATGTCTCTTTATGGTGAAGGGGCAACAACCGCGAGTGATTTAGCATTACGTATTGGTGTCACTCCAGCAACTGTTTCTATTATGGTCAAACGTATGTTAGCGGCACCGGAACCACTCATTTCTATGTCTATTAATAATGATGATGGTCGTTCTCGCCTAATCACACTGACATCAGTCGGTTTAGAGCTTATTAAGCAATCGCTACCAGAACATTTCAAATCAGTAAAGACGTTTTCTGCTGTACTAAATGAACAGGAACGTGAATCTTTAATCACTATGTTGCGCAAACTGCTTCGAGCTGAAAGTTAG